In the genome of Eschrichtius robustus isolate mEscRob2 chromosome 12, mEscRob2.pri, whole genome shotgun sequence, one region contains:
- the HYAL2 gene encoding hyaluronidase-2 translates to MWAGLGPAVTLALVLAVAWATELKPTAPPIFTGRPFVVAWDVPTQDCGPRHKVPLDPKDMKAFDVQASPNEGFVNQNITIFYRDRLGMYPHFDSVARSVHGGVPQNGSLWVHLEMLKGHVERYIRTQEPAGLAVIDWEDWRPVWVRNWQDKDVYRRLSRQLVASRHPDWPPDRIVKQAQYEFEFAARQFMLETLRFVKAFRPRHLWGFYLFPDCYNHDYVQNWETYTGRCPDVEVSRNDQLAWLWAESTALFPSVYLEETLASSTHGRNFVSFRVQEALRVAHTHHANHALPVYVFTRPTYSRGLTGLSEMDLISTIGESAALGAAGVILWGDAGYTTSMETCQYLKDYLTRLLVPYVVNVSWAAQYCSWAQCHGHGRCVRRDPGANTFLHLSASSFRLVPSHAPGEPQLRPEGELSWADRNHLQTHFRCQCYFGWGGEQCQWDRRRAAGGASGAWSGSHLTSLLAVAALALTWTL, encoded by the exons ATGTGGGCAGGCCTGGGCCCTGCCGTCACACTGGCCCTGGTGTTGGCGGTGGCATGGGCCACGGAGCTGAAGCCCACAGCACCACCCATCTTCACGGGCCGGCCCTTTGTGGTAGCATGGGACGTGCCCACACAAGACTGTGGCCCACGCCACAAGGTGCCACTGGACCCAAAGGACATGAAGGCCTTCGATGTGCAGGCCTCACCTAATGAGGGTTTCGTGAACCAGAACATCACCATCTTCTACCGTGACCGGCTGGGCATGTATCCACACTTCGATTCAGTGGCGAGGTCTGTGCATGGTGGCGTGCCACAGAATGGCAGCCTCTGGGTACACCTGGAGATGCTAAAGGGACATGTGGAACGCTACATTCGTACACAGGAGCCTGCAGGGCTGGCAGTCATCGACTGGGAGGACTGGCGGCCAGTGTGGGTACGCAACTGGCAGGACAAGGACGTGTACCGCCGATTATCACGCCAGTTGGTGGCCAGTCGCCACCCTGACTGGCCACCAGACCGCATAGTGAAGCAGGCGCAGTATGAGTTTGAGTTCGCTGCACGCCAGTTCATGCTGGAGACACTGCGATTTGTCAAGGCATTTCGGCCTCGGCACCTGTGGGGCTTCTACCTCTTCCCCGACTGTTACAACCATGATTATGTGCAGAACTGGGAGACCTATACAGGCCGCTGCCCTGATGTTGAGGTCTCCCGAAATGACCAGCTGGCCTGGCTGTGGGCCGAGAGCACGGCCCTCTTCCCCTCTGTCTACCTGGAAGAGACGCTCGCTTCCTCCACTCATGGCCGCAACTTTGTCAGCTTCCGTGTTCAGGAGGCCCTTCGCGTGGCTCACACCCACCATGCCAACCACGCACTCCCGGTCTACGTCTTCACGAGGCCCACCTATAGCCGTGGACTCACAGGGCTTAGCGAG ATGGATCTCATCTCCACCATTGGCGAGAGTGCAGCCCTGGGTGCAGCTGGTGTCATCCTCTGGGGTGATGCGGGGTACACCACCAGCATG GAGACCTGCCAGTACCTCAAGGATTACCTGACTCGGTTGCTGGTACCCTACGTCGTCAATGTGTCCTGGGCTGCCCAGTATTGCAGCTGGGCCCAGTGCCATGGCCACGGGCGCTGTGTGCGCCGTGACCCCGGTGCTAATACCTTCCTGCACCTCAGTGCCAGCAGCTTCCGCCTAGTGCCTAGCCACGCACCTGGTGAGCCGCAGCTGCGACCAGAGGGGGAACTCAGTTGGGCCGACCGCAACCACCTGCAGACGCACTTTCGCTGCCAGTGCTACTTCGGCTGGGGCGGCGAGCAATGCCAGTGGGACCGCAGGCGGGCAGCTGGGGGTGCCAGTGGGGCCTGGTCTGGGTCCCACCTCACCAGCCTGCTGGCTGTGGCCGCCCTGGCCCTCACCTGGACTTTGTAA